A single genomic interval of Spirosoma linguale DSM 74 harbors:
- a CDS encoding Cystathionine gamma-synthase (PFAM: Cys/Met metabolism pyridoxal-phosphate- dependent protein; aromatic amino acid beta-eliminating lyase/threonine aldolase~KEGG: aeh:Mlg_1615 cystathionine gamma-synthase) produces the protein MDFSNYEKSTASVWAGETDVLPNGAVTTPIVKSVAFAYTDLDEWHEVALGKAEGFIYSRNTNPTVHVLEEKIRILEGAEAATAFATGMGAISNTLFALLGPGKRVVSLKDTYGGTSRLFLDFLPRYQVNVTLCDTTDFDQIEAEVAKGCDVLYLETPTNPTLKVVDLARLAAAAKKVGAVTVVDNTFATPINQNPLALGADLVLHSATKFLGGHSDAMGGVLCGSKELVSKVFQFREINGASIQADAAYMIARGMKTLELRIERQNASALTIARYLKAHPKVSDVFYPGLETHPGHEIAKSQMSGFGGIMSFSLNGGYEQVKTFLPKLRFVHLAASLGSVSTLAGPPRTTSHVELTEDQRRQLGIPESLIRYSVGIENVNDLLADLEQALAAL, from the coding sequence ATGGATTTTTCGAACTACGAAAAAAGTACAGCCTCTGTCTGGGCGGGCGAAACCGACGTGTTACCCAACGGTGCAGTCACCACGCCCATCGTAAAAAGTGTTGCCTTCGCTTACACCGATCTGGACGAATGGCACGAAGTAGCCCTGGGTAAAGCCGAGGGTTTTATCTACAGCCGAAACACCAACCCAACCGTACACGTACTCGAAGAAAAAATCCGGATTCTGGAAGGTGCCGAAGCCGCCACGGCCTTTGCCACCGGTATGGGTGCCATCAGCAACACCCTGTTTGCGCTACTGGGGCCCGGCAAACGGGTGGTTTCTCTGAAAGATACATACGGCGGAACCAGCCGTTTATTTCTGGATTTCCTACCCCGCTACCAGGTAAACGTAACCCTTTGCGACACTACCGACTTCGACCAGATTGAAGCCGAAGTAGCCAAAGGCTGCGACGTTCTGTATCTCGAAACGCCTACTAACCCTACTCTCAAAGTGGTGGACCTCGCCCGACTAGCCGCAGCCGCCAAAAAAGTGGGAGCCGTTACGGTGGTCGATAATACCTTCGCGACACCCATCAACCAGAATCCGCTGGCCCTGGGTGCCGACCTCGTGCTGCACAGTGCGACCAAGTTCCTGGGTGGTCACTCCGATGCTATGGGGGGCGTGCTATGCGGCAGTAAAGAACTGGTCAGCAAGGTGTTCCAGTTTCGCGAAATAAACGGAGCCAGCATTCAGGCCGATGCCGCTTATATGATTGCCCGAGGGATGAAAACGCTCGAACTGCGTATCGAACGGCAAAACGCGTCGGCCCTAACCATTGCGCGGTATCTGAAAGCCCATCCTAAAGTCAGCGACGTCTTTTATCCGGGACTTGAAACGCACCCCGGCCATGAGATTGCCAAATCGCAGATGTCGGGGTTTGGGGGTATTATGAGTTTCTCGCTGAACGGCGGCTATGAACAAGTCAAAACGTTTTTACCGAAGCTCCGGTTTGTGCATCTGGCCGCCAGCCTGGGTTCGGTGAGCACGCTGGCCGGACCACCCCGAACCACCAGCCACGTCGAACTAACCGAGGACCAGCGCAGGCAGTTGGGCATTCCAGAAAGCCTGATCCGGTACTCAGTCGGCATTGAGAATGTAAATGATTTGCTAGCCGATCTGGAACAGGCATTGGCTGCTTTGTAA
- a CDS encoding Beta-lactamase (PFAM: beta-lactamase~KEGG: sat:SYN_01571 beta-lactamase class A) has translation MTLTPAKFTSLLVGLLLVLNLSGLAQTNTAGKKDLATQRLEQELNRIAAIAKAKVGICALHLESGKQVSLNLQERFPMASTVKVAIAVQLFTLIEQGKLSLMTMVDLQPSDLHPGSGTLEVLFAKPGVQLSVQNLLELMMVISDNSATDILLRLVGGTEAVQNRLKTLGIQGMSVDRTIIQLIADLEGITLPPSDKWTVGFYAKLDSTTTPETRRAAAARLKTDPRDTSTPDAMVNLLAQIYRGTALKPESRALLLGVMERCRGGAARLKGYLPPNTIIAHKTGSLDGSATDDVGIITLPGDAGHIAIAVFVGDSPMPLAEREQTIAHAARSIYDFFLYQPVSSSNTGR, from the coding sequence ATGACCTTAACTCCCGCTAAATTCACTTCTCTTCTCGTTGGCCTTCTTCTGGTACTGAATCTATCAGGTCTGGCCCAAACGAACACCGCTGGTAAAAAAGACCTGGCTACACAGCGGCTGGAGCAGGAACTGAATCGTATTGCGGCAATCGCCAAAGCCAAAGTAGGCATCTGTGCTCTGCACCTCGAATCGGGGAAGCAGGTGAGTTTAAACCTTCAGGAGCGATTTCCGATGGCGAGTACCGTGAAGGTTGCTATTGCGGTGCAACTGTTCACGCTGATCGAACAGGGTAAACTGTCGCTAATGACGATGGTCGATCTGCAACCGTCTGATCTGCATCCGGGTAGCGGTACACTCGAAGTACTATTTGCCAAACCCGGCGTTCAGCTGTCCGTGCAGAATTTGCTGGAATTGATGATGGTCATCAGCGACAACTCCGCCACCGATATTCTGCTCCGGCTGGTGGGCGGTACCGAAGCCGTTCAAAATCGTTTGAAAACGCTGGGCATTCAGGGGATGTCGGTCGACCGCACAATTATCCAGTTGATCGCCGATCTCGAAGGCATTACGCTACCCCCTTCCGACAAATGGACGGTTGGCTTTTATGCTAAACTGGATAGCACCACGACGCCGGAAACAAGACGAGCCGCAGCAGCCCGACTCAAAACGGACCCACGCGATACCTCAACACCCGACGCTATGGTGAACCTGTTGGCCCAAATTTACCGGGGCACAGCCCTCAAACCCGAAAGCCGGGCGCTGCTGCTGGGTGTCATGGAACGCTGCCGGGGTGGAGCCGCCCGCCTGAAAGGTTACTTACCCCCAAACACGATCATTGCTCATAAAACAGGTTCGCTGGATGGCAGCGCCACCGACGACGTAGGCATCATTACACTGCCGGGCGATGCGGGCCATATCGCCATTGCCGTTTTTGTGGGTGATTCGCCCATGCCGCTCGCCGAACGGGAACAGACCATCGCCCACGCGGCCCGATCCATTTATGATTTCTTCCTGTATCAGCCAGTTAGTTCATCGAACACAGGTCGATAG
- a CDS encoding isocitrate dehydrogenase (KEGG: rbo:A1I_06360 isocitrate dehydrogenase~TIGRFAM: isocitrate dehydrogenase~PFAM: isocitrate/isopropylmalate dehydrogenase) — MSYSIPVTVAYGDGIGPEIMEATLRILEAAKAPLAYETIQIGEKVYQSGHSAGIRPEAWESLRRTKVFLKAPITTPQGGGFKSLNVTTRKMLGLYANVRPCISYAPFVATKHPTMDVVIIRENEEDLYAGIEHQQTPEVVQCLKLISRPGCEKIVRYAFNYARQYGRSKVTCFTKDNIMKQTDGLFHQVFDEIAKEYPEIEAEHWIVDIGAAKLADTPEAFDVIVMPNLYGDILSDVAAQIAGSVGLAGSSNIGEEVAMFEAIHGSAPRRAGQNLANPSGLLLGAIMMLVHLGEGEVASKVHNAWLKTLEDGIHTYDIYKESVSTERVGTKEFADAVIARMGQLPTQLKAVHYASVKAEPIKDKLSVRKPVTTETVGVDIFLYHEDRDAALLGEGLKQYTAGPLSLSMITNRGVKVWPDGFAETFCTDHWRCRFKAGDVNNVPYEEILQLQAKLTEAGYRIIKTENLCTFDGKPAFSAGQGA; from the coding sequence ATGTCTTATTCGATTCCTGTAACCGTAGCCTATGGCGATGGTATCGGTCCTGAAATCATGGAGGCTACCCTGCGCATTCTCGAAGCTGCGAAGGCACCTCTGGCGTATGAAACTATACAAATTGGCGAAAAGGTCTACCAAAGCGGCCACTCGGCGGGTATACGGCCCGAAGCCTGGGAGTCGCTGCGCCGGACGAAAGTTTTCCTGAAAGCACCCATCACAACCCCTCAGGGCGGAGGGTTCAAAAGCCTGAACGTTACTACCCGCAAGATGCTGGGGTTATACGCCAATGTGCGTCCGTGTATTTCCTACGCGCCTTTCGTAGCGACCAAACATCCAACCATGGATGTGGTGATCATCCGGGAAAATGAAGAAGATCTATACGCGGGGATCGAACACCAGCAAACGCCGGAAGTCGTGCAGTGCCTTAAGCTCATCTCGCGGCCCGGCTGCGAAAAAATTGTTCGGTATGCGTTCAACTATGCCCGTCAGTACGGTCGCTCCAAAGTAACCTGCTTTACGAAAGACAACATCATGAAGCAAACGGACGGCCTGTTTCACCAGGTGTTCGATGAAATAGCCAAAGAGTATCCGGAGATTGAAGCGGAACACTGGATTGTTGACATTGGGGCCGCTAAACTGGCCGACACCCCCGAAGCGTTCGACGTTATCGTGATGCCGAATCTCTACGGAGATATCCTGTCGGATGTGGCGGCTCAGATTGCCGGGTCGGTAGGGCTGGCGGGCAGCAGCAACATTGGCGAAGAAGTGGCTATGTTTGAAGCCATTCACGGGTCGGCTCCCCGGCGGGCGGGCCAGAATCTGGCCAATCCATCGGGCTTATTACTGGGGGCGATCATGATGCTGGTGCATCTGGGCGAGGGCGAGGTGGCCTCTAAAGTACACAACGCCTGGCTCAAAACGCTGGAAGATGGCATCCATACGTACGACATCTACAAGGAGTCGGTCAGTACAGAGCGCGTGGGGACCAAAGAGTTTGCCGACGCGGTCATTGCCCGAATGGGGCAGTTGCCCACCCAGCTCAAAGCCGTTCACTATGCCAGCGTCAAGGCCGAACCGATAAAAGACAAGCTGAGCGTCCGGAAACCTGTCACGACTGAAACCGTTGGTGTCGATATTTTCCTTTACCACGAAGACCGGGATGCGGCTCTCCTGGGAGAGGGTCTGAAGCAGTACACCGCCGGGCCACTGAGCTTATCCATGATTACCAATCGGGGAGTGAAAGTATGGCCGGACGGTTTCGCCGAAACATTCTGTACGGACCACTGGCGCTGCCGGTTCAAAGCAGGTGATGTAAATAATGTGCCGTATGAAGAAATCCTTCAGTTGCAGGCTAAGCTTACAGAAGCCGGTTACCGCATCATCAAAACGGAAAATCTTTGCACGTTCGATGGTAAGCCTGCTTTCTCGGCGGGTCAGGGTGCCTAA
- a CDS encoding Xylose isomerase domain protein TIM barrel (PFAM: Xylose isomerase domain protein TIM barrel~KEGG: amc:MADE_00428 twin-arginine translocation pathway signal): MKKIVFSLYLATTMALGVTDSFAQKGKPLYTFPVGVQAYTYRASFPKDVIATLDTIKALGITEMEGGAPKGFTEAEFKKACDARGIKIPATGMGYEQIVKEPMEAVQKAKALGASFVMVAWIPHQKGNFSLENAKKAVEDFNRVGKTLKENGITFCYHNHGYEFQPYQDGTLYDYIVKNTNPEYVSFEMDILWTQHGGGDPVALLKKYGSRYKLMHLKDLKKGIKGDLTGGTPPENDVTLGDGQVNIPEILRLAKKAGVKHYFIEDESNKEYEQMPKSIAYLKSLKQ, from the coding sequence ATGAAAAAAATCGTTTTCTCGTTGTATCTGGCAACGACAATGGCCTTGGGCGTAACGGATAGCTTTGCTCAGAAAGGCAAGCCGCTGTATACTTTCCCGGTAGGCGTTCAGGCGTATACCTACCGCGCCAGTTTCCCGAAAGATGTGATCGCTACGCTGGATACGATCAAGGCGCTGGGCATCACCGAGATGGAAGGCGGGGCACCCAAAGGATTTACCGAAGCAGAGTTCAAAAAGGCGTGCGATGCGCGGGGTATCAAAATTCCGGCTACGGGCATGGGATACGAACAGATCGTAAAAGAGCCCATGGAAGCGGTACAAAAAGCCAAAGCGCTGGGAGCCTCTTTCGTGATGGTCGCCTGGATTCCGCATCAAAAAGGAAATTTCTCGCTGGAAAACGCGAAGAAAGCCGTTGAGGACTTCAACCGGGTGGGCAAGACGCTGAAAGAAAATGGCATCACGTTCTGCTACCACAATCACGGTTATGAGTTTCAGCCGTATCAGGATGGAACCCTGTATGACTATATCGTCAAGAATACGAACCCAGAATACGTTTCCTTCGAAATGGATATTTTGTGGACCCAGCACGGGGGCGGTGATCCGGTTGCGTTGTTGAAAAAATACGGCAGCCGGTATAAACTCATGCACCTGAAAGACCTAAAAAAGGGGATCAAAGGCGATTTGACGGGTGGTACCCCACCCGAAAATGACGTGACCCTCGGCGATGGGCAGGTGAATATTCCTGAGATCTTACGCCTGGCCAAAAAGGCGGGGGTGAAGCATTATTTCATTGAGGATGAAAGCAACAAGGAATACGAACAAATGCCCAAGAGCATTGCGTACCTGAAAAGTCTGAAACAGTAA
- a CDS encoding glycoside hydrolase family 5 (PFAM: glycoside hydrolase family 5~KEGG: ara:Arad_4741 glucanase) — protein MQRRTFIQNTGLLTAALSTTGTELLASSTLGTAAKNKLPKWKGFNLLDFFSPDPSKSRKGTTEDHLKWMQDWGFDFVRLPMAYPYYLKFDRSRNITPDEVYQIDPQAVDRIDELVAMAHKHNLHVSLNLHRAPGYCVNAGFHEPYNLWTDQAALDAFCFHWNMWAKRYKNISAKKISFDLLNEPGMRADMNDQHSKRGSVPGDVYRKVALAASDAIWKENKNHLIIADGNDTGSSVIPSIADLNIAQSCRGYNPGIISHYKAPWANKDPESLPEPKWPGQVGDKYLSRTMLETFYQPWIELVNKGVGVHCGECGCWNKTPHDVFLAWFGDVLDILSKNGIGFALWEFIGDFGILNSGRADVAYEDWHGYKLDRKLLELIRKA, from the coding sequence ATGCAACGAAGGACGTTTATCCAGAACACGGGTTTGCTTACGGCAGCCCTCAGCACCACCGGAACCGAACTTTTGGCCAGTTCGACCCTCGGCACCGCAGCCAAAAACAAACTGCCCAAATGGAAAGGATTTAACCTGCTGGACTTCTTCTCGCCCGACCCGTCCAAGAGTCGGAAAGGCACGACCGAAGATCACCTCAAATGGATGCAGGACTGGGGTTTCGATTTCGTCCGGCTGCCGATGGCGTATCCGTATTACCTGAAGTTCGACCGGAGCCGCAACATCACCCCCGACGAAGTCTACCAGATCGACCCGCAGGCCGTCGACCGGATTGATGAGCTGGTCGCCATGGCGCACAAGCATAATCTGCACGTGAGCCTGAATCTGCACCGCGCGCCGGGCTACTGCGTCAATGCGGGCTTTCACGAACCGTATAATCTCTGGACCGATCAGGCGGCACTGGATGCATTCTGCTTTCACTGGAACATGTGGGCGAAACGGTATAAGAATATATCCGCCAAAAAAATCAGCTTCGACCTGCTGAACGAACCCGGCATGCGGGCCGACATGAACGACCAGCACTCCAAACGGGGTTCGGTTCCCGGCGACGTGTACCGAAAAGTGGCGCTGGCTGCTTCGGACGCTATCTGGAAAGAGAACAAGAACCACCTCATTATTGCCGATGGCAACGACACCGGCTCGTCGGTGATTCCATCCATCGCCGATCTAAACATTGCCCAGAGCTGCCGGGGCTATAATCCGGGCATTATTTCGCACTACAAAGCGCCATGGGCCAACAAAGACCCGGAAAGTCTGCCCGAGCCCAAATGGCCGGGGCAGGTGGGCGACAAGTACCTGAGCCGGACCATGCTGGAAACATTCTACCAGCCGTGGATCGAGTTGGTCAACAAAGGCGTTGGCGTGCATTGTGGCGAGTGCGGTTGCTGGAACAAAACCCCGCACGATGTGTTCCTGGCCTGGTTCGGCGACGTACTCGACATCCTGTCAAAAAACGGCATCGGCTTCGCGCTTTGGGAGTTCATCGGCGACTTCGGCATCCTGAACTCGGGCCGGGCCGATGTGGCTTACGAAGACTGGCACGGTTATAAACTCGACCGAAAACTGCTGGAGCTGATCAGAAAGGCATAA
- a CDS encoding RNA polymerase, sigma-24 subunit, ECF subfamily (TIGRFAM: RNA polymerase sigma factor, sigma-70 family~PFAM: Sigma-70 region 4 type 2; sigma-70 region 2 domain protein; sigma-70 region 4 domain protein~KEGG: sfu:Sfum_1327 RNA polymerase, sigma-24 subunit, ECF subfamily): MDLHVFKKRILPVQGRLFRLAQLFLRNREEAEDTLQDVLLRLWTNRQQLDSYHSVEALAVQMTRNICLDKLKAHVRQKTTDDTDLPGVQAEDASPYQQLELSDSVRLMHRLIDDLPEQQRFILHLRDVEEYSFDEIEQVTGLSINNIRVILSRARQRLRDRYIKTNDYEAGY, from the coding sequence ATGGATCTACACGTCTTCAAAAAACGGATACTGCCTGTTCAGGGACGCCTTTTTCGGCTGGCGCAGTTGTTTCTACGCAATCGCGAAGAAGCGGAAGACACGTTGCAGGATGTACTACTGAGGCTATGGACGAACCGACAACAGCTGGATTCGTATCATAGCGTAGAAGCGCTGGCAGTCCAGATGACCCGAAATATATGCCTGGACAAACTTAAAGCCCATGTTCGACAGAAAACAACGGACGACACCGACCTGCCGGGCGTTCAGGCGGAGGATGCCTCTCCCTACCAGCAGTTAGAGCTATCCGACAGTGTTAGGCTCATGCATCGACTGATAGATGACTTGCCGGAACAACAACGATTCATTTTACATCTGCGTGACGTGGAAGAGTATTCATTCGATGAAATCGAACAGGTAACAGGTCTCAGTATTAACAACATTCGGGTGATCTTATCGAGAGCCCGTCAGCGGCTACGAGATAGGTATATAAAAACCAACGACTATGAAGCAGGATATTGA
- a CDS encoding hypothetical protein (KEGG: cps:CPS_4697 hypothetical protein): protein MKTILLLSVYLLWSFTTLQAQEYKTKLTNAKDRKITIEMDATSLKIEGHNSDDILIQASSGYEAPPERAKGLKPIYNTAVDNSGIGLAVTTENGGLKIEKATRKPIKYTMKLPRKVALLYQETNWQGSLISISNMDGDLEIKTNNASIDLTNVTGPVVANTINGEVKVVYSTLSQGKPTAISTINGPVDITLPANAKANLKLRSINGEMYTDFDLGVKTSKDGMSKVGGGHDIDGTTNGGGVEMQLKTITSNIYIRKQK from the coding sequence ATGAAAACTATTCTTTTGCTTAGTGTATACCTATTGTGGAGTTTTACTACCCTTCAGGCCCAGGAATACAAGACGAAACTGACAAACGCTAAAGACCGAAAAATAACCATCGAGATGGATGCCACGTCACTCAAGATTGAAGGGCATAATAGCGACGACATACTTATTCAGGCATCATCCGGTTATGAAGCTCCACCCGAGCGAGCCAAAGGGCTGAAACCGATCTATAACACAGCGGTAGATAATTCGGGTATAGGTTTGGCCGTCACAACGGAAAACGGCGGGTTAAAAATTGAAAAGGCAACCCGGAAGCCGATAAAGTATACCATGAAGCTACCCCGTAAAGTGGCCCTACTATACCAGGAAACGAACTGGCAGGGCTCCCTCATAAGCATAAGCAATATGGACGGCGACCTGGAGATAAAAACCAATAATGCGTCTATCGACCTTACTAATGTGACGGGGCCAGTTGTAGCCAATACGATCAACGGCGAAGTTAAAGTGGTTTATTCGACACTAAGCCAGGGGAAGCCAACGGCGATTTCTACAATCAATGGGCCGGTCGATATTACCCTCCCTGCCAATGCCAAAGCAAATCTGAAACTTCGGTCGATAAACGGTGAGATGTATACTGATTTTGACCTGGGCGTGAAAACATCGAAAGATGGCATGTCGAAAGTTGGCGGTGGTCATGATATCGACGGCACTACAAACGGCGGGGGCGTTGAGATGCAACTCAAGACGATCACGAGTAATATCTATATCCGAAAACAAAAGTGA
- a CDS encoding hypothetical protein (KEGG: shm:Shewmr7_0789 hypothetical protein): MKKLLFLVLLSAIIRPAIAQKIIEKTLPVSGNQLVNLNLKFADSIQVRYWDKPNAAVRISVTINGGKLNDALVVTTGATAQEASLKTDFDQEMIKQGKEEDCPGQRHSWNSDRNGNRYSVCSEINYQVFLPRQAQLKIETISGNIDIQGATGPVFAKTISGFVDMNWPKAKGANIAMQTITGEVYSDLNIDFRNKKQKNPIVGYLLEGTVNGGGPSVRLESISNNVYLRQKD, encoded by the coding sequence ATGAAAAAACTACTATTCCTAGTACTACTAAGCGCCATTATCCGGCCAGCTATTGCGCAGAAAATCATCGAGAAAACGCTACCGGTATCCGGGAATCAACTGGTGAACCTCAACCTGAAATTTGCGGATAGCATTCAGGTTCGGTATTGGGATAAGCCGAATGCAGCCGTCCGGATCTCGGTTACCATTAACGGAGGCAAGCTAAATGATGCTCTGGTCGTAACTACAGGCGCTACGGCACAGGAAGCCAGTCTTAAAACCGATTTTGATCAAGAGATGATCAAACAGGGAAAAGAAGAAGACTGCCCTGGCCAGCGACATTCCTGGAACTCAGACCGAAACGGAAACCGGTACTCGGTGTGCAGCGAAATTAACTATCAGGTGTTTCTGCCCCGGCAGGCGCAACTCAAAATTGAAACCATTAGTGGTAATATTGACATTCAGGGAGCGACAGGGCCCGTATTCGCGAAGACAATCAGCGGTTTTGTCGATATGAACTGGCCCAAAGCTAAAGGAGCAAACATAGCCATGCAAACCATTACGGGTGAAGTTTATTCGGACCTCAACATCGACTTCAGGAATAAAAAACAGAAAAATCCGATTGTAGGCTATCTGCTGGAGGGAACGGTGAACGGCGGAGGCCCCAGTGTCCGGCTGGAATCCATCAGCAATAATGTGTATCTGCGACAGAAAGACTGA
- a CDS encoding gamma-glutamyltransferase (KEGG: amc:MADE_00481 gamma-glutamyltranspeptidase~TIGRFAM: gamma-glutamyltransferase~PFAM: gamma-glutamyltranspeptidase) yields the protein MNTPIAFCLGLFWFITVPLYGQPTGKGDRITGPNFATRSPILGRHGMVATSHPLATEIALDILKQGGTAVDAAIAANAALGVVEPNNGGIGGDLFALVWSAKDHKLYGLNASGRSPKSLTYSSLRTKLGDQAHIPLYGPLSVSVPGTVDGWFTLHQRFGKLPVRTLLAPSIRYAREGVPVPQVIAYSWQVAAARLAASERIVEEFDNFRNTFLINGKAPVEGQVFRNPDLAVTYEKIAAGGRDAFYKGTLADVMGRYARRAGLYLRKADLATHKSTWVDPVSVNYRGYDVFELPPNGQGIAVLQMLNLLEGYDLKSLGHNSADYLHLLVEVKKLAFEDRARYYADPEFSTIPVSQLLAKEYAANRRQLIDPKKASERLDAGEPTLRSGDTVYLTVADEQGNMVSLIQSNMLEFGSGMVPDGLGFVFHNRGTSFNLNPGHANVYAPAKRPFNTIIPGFVMKGGEPFLSFGVMGGAMQPQGHVQVLCNIIDFGMNVQEAGDAARFSHSGSSEPIGTVMTDGGKLALESGISANVRAELEKRGHHLAPTDFFGGYQAIQWDLVNRIYRGSTEMRKDGQAAGY from the coding sequence ATGAATACCCCGATTGCCTTCTGTCTAGGGTTATTTTGGTTTATCACAGTACCCCTCTACGGCCAGCCAACCGGTAAAGGTGACCGGATTACGGGGCCTAACTTTGCTACCCGCAGCCCGATTCTGGGACGACACGGGATGGTCGCTACGAGCCACCCACTGGCTACAGAAATTGCGCTGGACATTCTTAAGCAGGGCGGCACGGCCGTCGATGCAGCCATTGCGGCCAATGCCGCCCTCGGGGTAGTCGAGCCGAATAATGGTGGTATCGGGGGCGACCTGTTCGCGCTTGTCTGGTCAGCGAAAGACCATAAACTATACGGTCTGAACGCCAGCGGCCGATCGCCCAAGAGTTTGACGTATAGCAGCTTACGAACTAAACTGGGGGATCAGGCTCACATTCCGCTATATGGCCCGCTGTCCGTATCGGTTCCGGGAACGGTAGACGGCTGGTTCACCCTGCACCAGCGGTTTGGCAAGCTGCCCGTTCGTACGCTGCTTGCTCCCAGCATTCGCTATGCACGGGAAGGCGTTCCGGTGCCGCAGGTAATCGCCTACTCCTGGCAGGTGGCGGCAGCCCGGTTAGCCGCCAGCGAGCGCATTGTTGAGGAGTTCGACAATTTCCGAAATACGTTTCTGATCAACGGCAAAGCACCCGTCGAAGGGCAGGTATTCCGCAACCCGGATCTGGCAGTTACCTACGAAAAAATAGCTGCCGGAGGGCGTGATGCCTTCTACAAAGGCACCCTTGCAGACGTCATGGGCCGCTATGCCCGCCGGGCCGGTTTATACCTCCGTAAAGCCGACCTGGCTACCCATAAAAGTACCTGGGTCGACCCGGTTTCGGTAAATTATAGAGGTTACGACGTCTTCGAATTACCACCCAATGGACAGGGCATTGCCGTTCTGCAGATGCTTAATCTGCTGGAAGGTTATGACCTCAAAAGCCTTGGGCACAATAGCGCCGACTATCTGCATTTATTGGTCGAAGTCAAGAAGCTAGCCTTCGAAGACCGGGCGAGATACTATGCCGACCCCGAATTTTCTACTATCCCCGTAAGTCAGTTGCTCGCCAAGGAGTACGCAGCCAACCGACGTCAACTCATTGATCCGAAAAAAGCGTCGGAGCGACTGGACGCCGGTGAACCAACCCTCCGTTCGGGCGACACCGTTTACCTGACCGTAGCCGATGAGCAGGGCAATATGGTATCACTCATCCAGAGTAATATGCTGGAATTTGGCAGCGGTATGGTGCCCGACGGCCTTGGGTTTGTCTTTCATAACCGGGGCACCAGTTTCAACCTGAACCCTGGTCATGCCAACGTGTATGCCCCGGCCAAACGGCCGTTCAATACGATCATTCCGGGTTTTGTTATGAAGGGTGGGGAGCCGTTTTTAAGCTTTGGGGTTATGGGGGGCGCTATGCAGCCGCAGGGTCATGTGCAGGTGCTGTGCAACATCATCGACTTCGGCATGAACGTTCAGGAAGCAGGTGATGCGGCCCGGTTCAGCCACTCGGGTAGTAGTGAACCCATTGGCACGGTCATGACCGACGGCGGCAAGCTGGCCCTCGAAAGCGGCATCTCGGCCAACGTCCGAGCCGAACTCGAAAAGCGCGGCCACCACCTAGCTCCAACCGATTTTTTTGGGGGCTATCAGGCCATTCAATGGGATCTTGTCAATCGAATTTACCGGGGGTCAACGGAGATGCGAAAAGATGGTCAGGCCGCCGGTTACTAG
- a CDS encoding protein of unknown function DUF892 (PFAM: protein of unknown function DUF892~KEGG: mlo:mll9661 hypothetical protein), with translation MANLADRIASFFSGNDSNTDEGLRDLFISELKSVYYAEKRAVDALGDQAEASTTNEVRSAFLAHQEQSRIQVERLEEIFRIIGIKIDTHLSDGIDGLIGDAKRVISETESGSLTRDAGLIIAAQKIEHYEIAAYGSLLTLARTLDFSQSAELIEKTLEEEKEEDHKLTILAQSFVNKRSKEEEEKHPGSHHASRPVPHSSDSDITLGGPLGV, from the coding sequence ATGGCAAACCTGGCAGATCGTATAGCAAGTTTTTTTAGTGGTAACGATTCCAACACCGATGAAGGATTACGCGACCTCTTTATTAGTGAGCTGAAAAGCGTTTACTATGCAGAGAAGCGAGCCGTCGATGCCCTGGGCGATCAGGCCGAAGCAAGCACAACGAATGAAGTGCGCAGTGCTTTTCTGGCCCATCAGGAGCAAAGCCGTATTCAGGTGGAGCGACTGGAAGAAATTTTCAGGATTATCGGCATCAAAATAGACACACATCTATCCGATGGTATCGACGGGCTGATTGGTGATGCGAAACGGGTTATTTCAGAAACAGAATCAGGCTCGTTGACACGCGATGCCGGGCTAATTATAGCGGCCCAAAAGATTGAGCACTATGAAATTGCAGCCTATGGATCACTCCTTACATTAGCGCGCACGCTTGACTTCAGCCAGTCGGCCGAATTAATTGAAAAGACGCTGGAAGAGGAAAAAGAAGAAGATCACAAACTGACTATTCTGGCACAATCGTTCGTAAACAAACGCTCCAAAGAGGAAGAGGAAAAACACCCCGGCAGCCACCACGCCAGCCGACCCGTTCCTCATAGCTCCGACTCAGATATCACGTTGGGCGGACCACTGGGCGTTTAA